The window GGGCAGAGTTGGGAGTTGCGTATGAGCTCGGCCGCCAGGCAATCCCTGTTATTATAAACGAATGCATAGTGCGCGGATTTTACTTCATTCGCAGACTTACGATGGAGATAAAACAGAAAGATATAAGACGGCTCAGGGATTTGGACCGAGTGGACTTGGATAAAATCATACCCTTCAAGAATCGCACCATTGTTAGAATGCTTACGATTGCAACAGGAACTTTTACGCTTATTGATTTAGGTGATGCGGCCATACGGGGTGGCCTTAAATCAGGTGGAAATCTAGCACTGTTCGCGAAAGAATTTATCTTGAGAGTGAACTTTGTTGGAGTCGGTAGATTTGCAATTGCTGTTGGAACTGATGCCACAATGGGAATGAAACAAAATAAACTTCGAAATACGAGAATCGCTATGCTGAGTGAACAATTGCACTTGATGAATGCCCAGGTTTACTATTTGCAAGCGGATGCCTGGATAGCGGCGGAAACAACAGAAAAAACGATTAATGAAGCTATTGAAATGATGGAAGAGACGACGAAGATTTTTATAGTGGCTTGGGAAGATAACAGGAAATCGATGCATAACATAGGCGAATACAGACAGGGAATTACTAAGCATAATCCCGGTTTAATTGAAGACATCAGCGATATTCTAAAGTGGGGGTAATGAAACTTGAGCACTGAATTAATTGTATTGGATTCTGATGACATAGTACGATCCGGTTTATCAGGTTTTAACGATAATGATTTACCCCAAGTTATTCAAGGACAGATTAGTAAACTCAACGAGCTTGATACAAGCGTTAAAAAAGCAATGAAAGCTGCTGCTTCAGCAAAGGAATCTGCAATTAGTGCAAAAAATATGTCAGCTGGGTTTGGAAAGAAAAAAGTTGCGATTGAGGAATTGCAATCGGCAGGAGTGGATTTAGCAAAGGCGGTCACGTCAGGCGCTGAAGCACAAAAGATTTCATTTGAATTCCAAACAAAACTTGCTGAAGTATCTAAGTATTTATTTGGGCTGGGTGTCAGTAATATTACGAGTAACCGGCTTGTTGTTCGTGAACTCGAGATGAAGCTCAAAGGTGCCTCCCAGGAAGAATTATCTGAATTAGCTCGACAAGAATTAATGTCAGTTGTCAAGCAGTTAAAGGACCAAGAAGATATACTGAACAAACTAGAGATTCTCTCTAAAACGACCAAAAATCATGAAATGACACTGAAAGACATAGATCTTCAGTTGCAAGACCAGGCAGAGATTGATAGGTGGCACAGTGCGCAGCTAGAGAATTATGCAGAGACAAATGAAAGATTTGAAGAGAAGTTGGAGGCTCAAGCAAGCCTTGGCAAGCATCATAGTGAACAATTACATGCTCAAGCAAAGCTTAACAAACTGCACGAAGACCAGCTAAAAATTCAAGCCAAGAACGACAAAATACTTGAAAAGAAATTACAAGCGCAAGCTGAGATAGATAGCCAACATAGTGCGCAGCTAAAGGTACATGCGGAGATTAGTGGAAATTTAGAGAAGAGGTTGGAGTCTCAAGCAGAAGTAAACAAGCTCCATACAGAACAATTAGAGACACTTTTTGAAAGTATCAAAAAGCATGAAGAACAATTAGACAATCTCCATGTACAAAACAAAGACCTAAATGAACAAATAAAAAACAGCATCAAAACTATCGATACACAACAGCAACAAACAACCGCCCTTAATAACGAAGTAATCAATTTGAAAAAGGCATTAGACACCAAAGCAAATGCCATATCACTAAGAATCACAACGGCCATCGCGGTAATCGGAGCAGTGGGGACCGTTTTAGTGGCTTTTTTGTGAGCCACGGATGAGCTTGGGAAGTCATGGGACCGGTCCTTGTGGTTTTTCTATCTTAAGAGAGGCTGTCACCTTATGTAGTGACAGCCTTTCTATAATAGATTTTCCTTTTTAAACCTTTTATTAAAAATACCGAAAAATAGATAGATAGATATTAAATAAAGAGGGCGGAGAAATATGAGGAAGGTCTTGTCAATATTACTAGTTTTGCAGCTATTTTTGACGCCGCTTGATGTTTTGGCCGAGCAGGGGGAAGCCAGAGCGAATCCACAGCAAACTCTTCTTTCCAAGGAGACGTCTGTTCAGGAGCCTAAGCAGTCAAAGGGCGAAACGTTGAATTACACGGATCCTGCCAATTATCCATTGAAGCAGCCGGGTGATTTGGTCGATTTTTTATACGATTCTTATGGATACCAGTATTTCTATTACGATTATTTGACTGACTATTCCATGGATGAGATGAAGCTGAGACTTCGTTATTACTCGGAACAGTCGTCCTTAAAAGACACGTATTTTTGGTTGGAATTTTTCAAGGAGGACTCCGGAAGCCTTGTCTATCAAGATAGCAATGTCTTTGATACATATGGCTATTCAGCTGTCGGTCTCGCTTCATACCTTTCAAAGGAACAATTTGCAGATCAACCGTTTATTTATATTCGGGTTGGCATTACACCAACCTATTATTCTTCTTATTATACGGATACTACAACATTCAAAATTGCGAATCCCTTCTATACGGGTAACGGAAACCAGGCACCGGATTCTTACGTTCTCATAAGCAATGAGTCTACCGATTCGGCGTCTTCGCAACCGACAGGGGTTTTCAATTCTGAACGAATCGAAGAGCCTATAACCAAATCAATGAATCAGGGAATTTATAAACGCGATTTTAATAAAGCATTTAATCCAAAGTTAACAAAGAGCAGTCTTGTTAATAAAAGCACTAATTCCTATTTTCCTTCCTACCAGGTAGGTGATAATAAGTATTTCTGGGTTTCGAACCTTGCAACGAACCAGGATTATCAGGTAAATGCCAGGCTTGCGTATAGCGGAACGAAGGCAAATATATGGGTGAACGACAATCAGATTTCAGATAGCGATGCTGCTCGTCTTGGTGAGGAGTTTGATTCAAACATCTATCCTTCTGTAACAAACAACTTTGGGAAAGAGTCCGATGTGAACCAAGATGGGAAGATTAATATCCTCTGCTATGACATCCAGGACGGGTTCAATGGATCAGGTGGCTATGTAGCCGGATACTTTTGGGGCGGGGATTTGTATACATCCTATTATTCCAATCAATCTGAAATTTTCTACATTGATACGTATCCGGCAATGGGTTTATATTCAAATGATGTAACGCAAGTCTACGAGACAATAGCACATGAGTTTCAGCACATGGTCAACTACAATCAAAACGTGCTGCTTGAACGTGGCGTCACAATGGATACATGGCTGAACGAAGCTTTTTCAATGGCTGCTGAACAAATCTATTCAGGTAATGCCTTAAGCAGCCGAATCAATTACTACAATAACTCAGCTGCTATTCAAAATGGCCATTCGCTCCTCTACTGGGATAGAACTGGCGATACATTGTCCAACTATGCGTTGTCCTATTTATTCGGCCAATATTTCAGGCTGCAGGCAGGCCAAGGGAACCGGATTTTTAAAGAAATCATGAATGATACACGAAATAATCATCTTGCAGTTGAAGCAGCAGCCAAAAAGTATATGGACACAAACATGACGTTTGGCAAGCTTATGACCCATTTCCGGGCGGCGCTTTTATTAAAAGAATCATCAGGTCTACATGGGTTTAAGGGTGACCCTTCCTTTGATTCTATTAAAACAAAGCCATTTACAGGCAGCTCCCAAAATCTGCGTGGGGGCGGTGCCGTTGTGGCGCCGTATAATTCCACCGCAGGATTTAAGGAGCCAACAGAAAAAGGATCATCAATTACCTATACGTATTTCAATTCAGGTGACAAGAAGGATACAACACCACCTGCAAAACCTGTTGTCAACCCAGTCAGTGACAGGGATACGCAACTTTCCGGCCAGGCTGAACCAACTTCAACTGTTTTTGCTACCGTAGGTGGAACTGAAATTGGCAGAACAACTGCTGACGGAAGCGGCAACTTTATGATGGATATTTGGCTGCAACCAGCTAATGCAACTATTTCCATTTATGCAGTAGATGGTGCTGGCAATACGAGTGAAGCTGAGACCGTTGTTGTTGAGGATAAAACTGCGCCAACACAACCTGTTGTAAACGATTTTTCCGATCGTGATTCGTTTGTTACCGGAATAGCTGAACCAAATACAACAATCCAAGTTAAAAAGAATAGTAGCCTACTTGGCAGTGCAACCGCTAATCAAGACGGCACCTTTTCTGTATACGTTTTACAACAACCTGCAGGAACACAGTTGACTGTTGTGGCAATTGATGCTGCAGGAAATGGTAGTGATCCAGCTACATTAACTGTTGTGGACAATACAGTTCCAAGTATCAATGTTGATATAGTTACAGATCAATCGAGTAATATTACCGGAAAAACTGAGTCGGGCGCTACAGTGAGTGCTGTTATAGCCGGAAAAACATATAAAGTGACAGCTAATCAGGATGGATATTTTACAATTGCCATTCCTAAACAAAGGGCAGGAGAAGTAATCCTCGTTACAGCTTCTGATGGAAGAAATACAAGTGGAACAGTTGAGTTGTATGTAGTAGATGTAACCGCCCCAGAGGTTAGCGGAGTCAGCAACAATCGCTACTACAATAAAGATGTAACGGTAAGCTTCAATGAAGGCACCGCAACATTGAACGGTGCAGCTTTTACAAGTGGTACGATTGTGAAAAATCCAGGAGTTTATACTCTAATAGTTACTGACTTGAACGGCAATAAGACAACTGTGAAGTTCACCATTGATAAAACTGCACCTAAGGTAACCGGTGTTACAAACAACGCCTACTATAATAAGGATGTTAAGGTAACTTTCGATGAAAGCAAGGCAACACTAAACGGGGCTGCTTTTACAAGCGGATCGGTTGTGAAAAATCCAGGAGTTTATACTCTAGTAGTTACAGACTTGGCCGGCAATAAGACGACTGTGAAGTTCACAATCGACAAAACTGCTCCTAAAGTAACCGGTGTAACAAATAACGCCTATTACAATAAGGACGTTAGGGTTTACTTTAATGAAGGCAAGGCAACTTTGAACGGAGTAGCCTTCACAAGCGGTACATTGGTGAAGACTGCAAAGATTTATACATTGGTCGTAACCGATCCAGCCGGAAACAAGACCACGGTGAAATTCACAATCGACAAAACGGCTCCTAAGGTAACCGGTGTTTATAATAATGCTTTTTACAATAAAGATGTCCGAGTTTATTTTAATGAGGGTAAGGCGACCTTGAATGGAGTAACCTTCAAGAGTGGTACTGTCGTTAAAACAGCAAAAGCCTATACACTCGTCGTAACCGACTCTGCTGGCAACAAGACCATGACTAAGTTCACGATAGACAAGACACCACCTGCAGCTCCTAAGGTCAATACTGTAAAAAGCGGAGCCAGGACGGTAACCGGAACAGCGGAAGCTTATTCAGTTGTATCAATTAAGGTTGGTACTAAAGTAATCGGTAAAGCGACAACTGACCGATATGGAAAGTATAAAGTTACAATTCCGGCACAGAAGCGATATACGGCATTGTATGTAACTGCGAAGGATCGGGCTGGGAATGTGAGTAAGGCGACAAGGGTCGTGGTTAAATAGAAAAAGGTAAAAAGATGTGATTATGCTATTACCTTTATCCGCTCTTTAATGATGCTTTAACAAACAGCCTAAATATTTGAATATAACCAAAGCCGGTACTCTTCTTTAAGAATACCGGCTTTTCTTTATTTATTTTTGGACGGTAACTTTCCGGGATGAGCCGATGTTTCCGGCTGTATCTTTCGCATAAACATACAGTGTAGTTTTATACTTTTGTTTTGGTATTTTCACTGAGTAAGTTCCTGTTTTTCCAGCCTTAGCCTGACCAATTACACGGTTGTTGGCTTTCACATATACAGTGGCGTTCGGTTCTGTTTTTCCTGTCACTGTTGCAGATTTGACTGTAACTTTATTGACCGTTGGAATAGCAGGAGGTGTTTTGTCTTTAACGGTTACTTTTGTGGATACACTCGTATTTCCGGCTTTATCCTGTGATGATACAGTCAAGACAGTACCAGCTTTTTGTGATTTTTTCAATGCTAATGAATAGTTTCCATTTTTATCTGCCGTACCTTGAGCGATAACAGTTGATCCTGATTTAACTGTTACTTTGGCATATGCTTCTGTTTTTCCCGTAACCTTAATATCTTTATCCTTTACTTCATTTACAGAAGGTGCCTTCGGTGCTGTGGTATCTTTCACGATGATTTTAGCTGGGAGGCTTTCATTTCCTTCGGCGTCCTTGGCAGTTACATAAAGGGTTGTACCGCCTGTTTTTGCCGGAATACCAATAGAGAATTTCCCGTCTTTTCCGGCCTTGCCTGTCTTAATGATTGTACTTCCCTGTCTAACGATAATTGTAGAATTTGCTTCCGCAGTTCCAGTAATAACACTGCTTTTATCAGTTATAGTACTTACCACAGGTGCTGCTGGAGGTGTAGTATCCCTTTCGACAAGCTTGAAAGAGTAAGGGACTTTATTAAAACTTCCTTCATCTCCTTGAATCCAAATAAAATAAGTACCTGCATTCAGGGAAAGGTTTGTCACTTTGGCTGAGGCTGACTTTCCATATTCAGTAGAGTAGTCATCAGCATACCAATACGAACTTCCCTGTTGGTAAATAGATACTCCAAATCGATGGGAATCAGATTGGGACATATACAAGGCCAAATCCATTTTAGTAGGTATTGTTACCCTATAATAATCCACATCATCATCATACCCGATCACTCCGCTGAACTGCTGTCCGACTGTAATTACATCAGCGGTCGATTCGCCATGATTAGGCTCCGTTTCAAATGCGGAATTGGCAGTGACGTTTACAGAGAAAGAATATGGAATATTATATTTGTCGTTTTCATAGACGTCTATTTTAATATAATAAGTGCCTTGAGGCAGGCCTGTATGGATAACTTCTATAAGATCCGTGGAATCATTATAATACGTATACCAACCTTCCAATTCATTTCCGCTTACATCAAAAAGATTAATTTGAAATCTTTCAGTCGCACTTCTGCTAAGATTAACTTTTACTTCACTGTTCTTATCCACTGTAAAAGCAAAATAATCCTCGTTGTAATCACTGTCTCCAAAACCATTGTAGACAGTTCCTGTTTTGATCCAGTTTGCCTTTGAGCGGCTGTCGTTGTCTTCTTGTTCATAATTTTCGCTAGGGGTAAAATCAACTTCTAACTGGTAAGGAACTTTATCGTAGTTTCCTTCGTAGTGGCTAACCCTTATAAAATATGTACCGCTTTTTAATCCGTTTGAGAATAGTTCTATAGGCTCAGTACTGTCATTAAAATATGTATGCCAATCTTCCATTCTTGATTGTGAGGAATCATAGAGCACAACCTGGAAGTTTGTATCCTGTTTTGGAGTGATTTTAATAGTTAGTTTGCCTGGGTTTGTTAAAGTAATTCTGTAATAGTCATAATCATCGGAATAGTAAGAGTCATTAAAGATTGTGCCATTTACCGCAGCAGTGAAAACACCACTTTCATAGGGGCTTGCGGTTAAGGACAAACCATTGGCTTTACTGAATGAATCATTGTCTTCAACTTCTGAAGAAGTTTCAGCTTTTACTGCCTTAGGACTCAAAGAGATCGTTGAAGCTACCAGTAATATTACTACCATAATACTAAATACTTTTTTCATACAAACCTCCCATAAAATGTATAAAATATAGTAGAATTATCTCATAAAATGTAGAAAATGGAAGACTTAATTTTAACTATTTGTCTGTTTATACTATTTTCGATTCCTGTACTGAAGCGGGTGAAGTCTGCATTCTAATTGTTCTCTTAAGAAAAAAGCTGTCTGCATAGTTGAGGAACAAATAGTAACGGTATAAAACAAAGACTGAATTTCCAATAGAGCATCCCAGTTATGAGACTAAAATAAGAGATTTCTTTCACATTTTCAGTTTATATATGTTCCCGGGTTCAATGTGTATCTGATAGGGGCTTCATTAGCTGGTTAGCGAAAACGAAAAATCTAGCTAAAAACCACGAATCAACTAAAACAATAAAGGATTTGACCGATAAAATAGAAGAATCTTAAAAGCTAGTTAATGTATAGGGTTAGATTATGCAGGACTGATGGGGCTGTGAATCTGTGGCTGGACAAAAA is drawn from Bacillus sp. FJAT-18017 and contains these coding sequences:
- a CDS encoding Ig-like domain-containing protein; this encodes MRKVLSILLVLQLFLTPLDVLAEQGEARANPQQTLLSKETSVQEPKQSKGETLNYTDPANYPLKQPGDLVDFLYDSYGYQYFYYDYLTDYSMDEMKLRLRYYSEQSSLKDTYFWLEFFKEDSGSLVYQDSNVFDTYGYSAVGLASYLSKEQFADQPFIYIRVGITPTYYSSYYTDTTTFKIANPFYTGNGNQAPDSYVLISNESTDSASSQPTGVFNSERIEEPITKSMNQGIYKRDFNKAFNPKLTKSSLVNKSTNSYFPSYQVGDNKYFWVSNLATNQDYQVNARLAYSGTKANIWVNDNQISDSDAARLGEEFDSNIYPSVTNNFGKESDVNQDGKINILCYDIQDGFNGSGGYVAGYFWGGDLYTSYYSNQSEIFYIDTYPAMGLYSNDVTQVYETIAHEFQHMVNYNQNVLLERGVTMDTWLNEAFSMAAEQIYSGNALSSRINYYNNSAAIQNGHSLLYWDRTGDTLSNYALSYLFGQYFRLQAGQGNRIFKEIMNDTRNNHLAVEAAAKKYMDTNMTFGKLMTHFRAALLLKESSGLHGFKGDPSFDSIKTKPFTGSSQNLRGGGAVVAPYNSTAGFKEPTEKGSSITYTYFNSGDKKDTTPPAKPVVNPVSDRDTQLSGQAEPTSTVFATVGGTEIGRTTADGSGNFMMDIWLQPANATISIYAVDGAGNTSEAETVVVEDKTAPTQPVVNDFSDRDSFVTGIAEPNTTIQVKKNSSLLGSATANQDGTFSVYVLQQPAGTQLTVVAIDAAGNGSDPATLTVVDNTVPSINVDIVTDQSSNITGKTESGATVSAVIAGKTYKVTANQDGYFTIAIPKQRAGEVILVTASDGRNTSGTVELYVVDVTAPEVSGVSNNRYYNKDVTVSFNEGTATLNGAAFTSGTIVKNPGVYTLIVTDLNGNKTTVKFTIDKTAPKVTGVTNNAYYNKDVKVTFDESKATLNGAAFTSGSVVKNPGVYTLVVTDLAGNKTTVKFTIDKTAPKVTGVTNNAYYNKDVRVYFNEGKATLNGVAFTSGTLVKTAKIYTLVVTDPAGNKTTVKFTIDKTAPKVTGVYNNAFYNKDVRVYFNEGKATLNGVTFKSGTVVKTAKAYTLVVTDSAGNKTMTKFTIDKTPPAAPKVNTVKSGARTVTGTAEAYSVVSIKVGTKVIGKATTDRYGKYKVTIPAQKRYTALYVTAKDRAGNVSKATRVVVK
- a CDS encoding Ig-like domain-containing protein, which codes for MKKVFSIMVVILLVASTISLSPKAVKAETSSEVEDNDSFSKANGLSLTASPYESGVFTAAVNGTIFNDSYYSDDYDYYRITLTNPGKLTIKITPKQDTNFQVVLYDSSQSRMEDWHTYFNDSTEPIELFSNGLKSGTYFIRVSHYEGNYDKVPYQLEVDFTPSENYEQEDNDSRSKANWIKTGTVYNGFGDSDYNEDYFAFTVDKNSEVKVNLSRSATERFQINLFDVSGNELEGWYTYYNDSTDLIEVIHTGLPQGTYYIKIDVYENDKYNIPYSFSVNVTANSAFETEPNHGESTADVITVGQQFSGVIGYDDDVDYYRVTIPTKMDLALYMSQSDSHRFGVSIYQQGSSYWYADDYSTEYGKSASAKVTNLSLNAGTYFIWIQGDEGSFNKVPYSFKLVERDTTPPAAPVVSTITDKSSVITGTAEANSTIIVRQGSTIIKTGKAGKDGKFSIGIPAKTGGTTLYVTAKDAEGNESLPAKIIVKDTTAPKAPSVNEVKDKDIKVTGKTEAYAKVTVKSGSTVIAQGTADKNGNYSLALKKSQKAGTVLTVSSQDKAGNTSVSTKVTVKDKTPPAIPTVNKVTVKSATVTGKTEPNATVYVKANNRVIGQAKAGKTGTYSVKIPKQKYKTTLYVYAKDTAGNIGSSRKVTVQK